One Jeotgalicoccus saudimassiliensis DNA window includes the following coding sequences:
- a CDS encoding alpha/beta hydrolase, with protein sequence MKVLFRGVAVLTAISGVFMYIYRALFVNKRSIGSELAEDLIRVANFDIADVDDEMLERNAEENRQEYEIPRSILRSHIGSYELDGMKIFTISPKHEKRKQRVLYLHGGGYINQPSVFHWRFLSKLVKETAMEFIVPIYPKTPEHTYDEAYEQVQKLYKQLVSENGNIIIMGDSAGGGLTLGLVQWLKKEQLPMPKAQIVISPWLDITLGNPDIEAFETVEPMLKPDNLKIIGKIWSGDADPDYYKVSPMYGELAGLPKLYLIVGTREIILPDARKYVQLLEAAGADYEYYEYEMQNHVFPLYPIKEGIDARKQIGEILIGYDE encoded by the coding sequence ATGAAAGTACTATTCAGAGGTGTGGCGGTTTTGACCGCAATATCCGGTGTTTTTATGTATATCTACCGGGCATTGTTTGTAAATAAAAGGAGTATCGGCAGCGAACTCGCCGAAGACTTAATCAGAGTGGCGAACTTTGATATCGCTGATGTGGATGATGAAATGCTCGAGCGTAATGCTGAAGAAAACCGGCAGGAGTACGAAATTCCGAGGAGCATTTTAAGGTCACATATCGGGAGTTATGAATTGGATGGTATGAAAATATTCACCATTTCTCCTAAACATGAGAAGCGGAAGCAGCGGGTATTGTACCTGCACGGCGGAGGATACATAAACCAGCCGTCAGTATTCCACTGGCGATTTTTAAGCAAGCTCGTTAAAGAAACAGCAATGGAATTTATCGTGCCGATATATCCGAAAACACCGGAGCATACTTACGATGAAGCATACGAACAGGTGCAGAAATTATATAAACAGCTCGTGAGTGAGAACGGCAATATCATTATTATGGGAGACTCGGCAGGCGGCGGGCTGACACTGGGGTTAGTGCAGTGGCTGAAGAAAGAACAGCTGCCGATGCCGAAAGCGCAGATTGTGATTTCGCCGTGGCTCGATATTACACTGGGGAACCCGGATATAGAAGCGTTCGAAACAGTTGAACCGATGCTGAAACCCGACAACCTGAAAATTATCGGAAAAATCTGGTCGGGCGATGCAGATCCGGATTACTATAAAGTATCGCCGATGTATGGTGAATTGGCGGGGCTGCCGAAACTTTATCTGATTGTCGGGACACGTGAGATTATCCTGCCCGACGCACGGAAATACGTGCAGCTGCTTGAAGCGGCCGGTGCAGACTACGAATATTACGAATACGAGATGCAGAATCACGTCTTTCCGCTGTATCCGATAAAAGAAGGTATCGATGCGAGAAAACAGATCGGTGAAATACTGATTGGTTATGATGAATAG
- a CDS encoding TAXI family TRAP transporter solute-binding subunit produces the protein MKFNKYLAMLLGATLVLSACGDDSGEEDSAADTEEAADGEESSGDAASLDTNIVTIATGGSSGPYNIIATTLAEGYSSEFDVNSRTQTTGASAENLNLMAEEKVEMSFVMSDALTQAVNGEETFSEPIDNIQQVAALYPNFVQLISTDGAGIESVEDLAGKRVAVGDQNSGVEIATRAVLEAHGLSYDDIEVDYLGYAEASEAMRGGQLDAAFLTSGLPNASVMELQNSVDLKIVPIEQEAVDVLSEDADYFEALEIPADTYGNEEAVPTVAIMNALVVRSDMSENDVYNLTKYLFENLDTLSNAHQAAGDIDVETAQDSAVIDIHPGAQKYYDEQ, from the coding sequence ATGAAATTTAATAAATACTTAGCAATGTTACTAGGTGCGACATTAGTACTTTCTGCGTGTGGTGATGACTCGGGTGAAGAGGATTCAGCGGCAGATACAGAAGAAGCGGCAGATGGTGAAGAGTCTTCCGGTGATGCAGCTTCACTTGATACAAATATCGTAACTATCGCTACCGGCGGTTCATCGGGTCCTTACAATATTATTGCAACAACGCTCGCAGAGGGTTACAGCAGTGAATTCGATGTGAACTCAAGAACACAAACAACTGGTGCTTCAGCGGAAAACTTAAACTTAATGGCGGAAGAGAAAGTCGAAATGTCATTTGTAATGAGTGATGCTTTAACTCAGGCGGTTAACGGTGAAGAGACGTTCTCTGAACCGATTGACAACATTCAGCAGGTGGCGGCACTTTATCCTAACTTTGTTCAGTTAATTTCAACTGACGGTGCGGGGATTGAAAGTGTTGAAGATCTTGCAGGCAAACGCGTCGCAGTTGGTGACCAGAACTCGGGTGTTGAAATCGCAACACGTGCGGTGCTGGAAGCTCACGGTTTGTCTTACGATGATATTGAAGTCGACTACTTAGGTTATGCGGAAGCATCTGAAGCAATGCGGGGCGGACAGCTTGATGCGGCATTCTTAACAAGCGGTCTGCCTAACGCATCAGTAATGGAACTTCAAAACTCAGTAGATCTTAAAATTGTCCCGATTGAACAGGAAGCTGTAGATGTACTGAGCGAAGATGCAGATTACTTCGAAGCACTTGAAATCCCTGCAGATACGTACGGCAACGAAGAAGCTGTACCGACTGTAGCAATTATGAACGCACTCGTTGTCCGTTCGGATATGAGTGAAAATGATGTCTACAACTTAACGAAATACCTGTTTGAAAATCTGGATACTTTAAGCAATGCCCATCAGGCAGCTGGAGATATCGATGTTGAAACGGCACAAGACAGCGCCGTTATTGATATCCACCCTGGAGCACAAAAGTATTACGATGAGCAGTAA
- a CDS encoding DUF1850 domain-containing protein, which produces MSSKLKWMIMGSMLVVLLFIFLLPQKKIVIDAESAGDLYLPPDTFEIHWIHSIEKEEWFEVYDIENDGFILTESHFKTFGAGVPSDSDEPAEMTEDGFVKYTVNDPYPDIYLNVSDNVETKIVQNQEEILLYELYKPYTAVEITVKNIPLIKQILGG; this is translated from the coding sequence ATGAGCAGTAAATTAAAATGGATGATTATGGGGAGCATGCTCGTTGTGCTCCTTTTCATCTTTCTGCTTCCGCAAAAAAAGATTGTAATTGATGCTGAAAGTGCCGGAGATCTTTATCTTCCTCCGGACACTTTTGAAATTCACTGGATTCATTCCATTGAGAAAGAAGAATGGTTCGAAGTTTACGATATAGAAAACGACGGTTTTATTTTAACGGAGTCGCATTTTAAAACGTTTGGTGCCGGTGTACCAAGTGATTCGGATGAGCCGGCTGAAATGACAGAGGACGGTTTCGTAAAGTACACGGTAAACGACCCGTATCCGGATATTTATCTGAACGTTTCTGATAATGTCGAAACGAAAATTGTCCAGAATCAAGAAGAAATCCTGCTGTACGAATTGTATAAACCGTATACAGCGGTTGAGATTACTGTTAAAAATATACCTTTAATAAAACAAATTCTGGGGGGTTAA
- a CDS encoding TRAP transporter permease has protein sequence MNKRTEPAVAPDTQAIQEKYDKDARTRKFSSKGTIWTVTILAVLYSLFHLYMVFNPMPALQQRSIHVAVGLALVYMLYPMFKKQDRSKLPILDWVLAAASLFTAGYILIEYQAIVTERGGIPNNVDIVMAIVTVLLILEAARRVTGWILPILALIFLVYPFISHLDFLPNMMMTRPFDLGDIFGQLYLKTEGLYSTAIGASVNFIFLFILFGAFLQKSGMGQFFNDLAMALAGAQRGGPAKVAVVSSGFMGSINGAAVANVVSTGAFTIPLMKKIGYHRNFAGAVEASASVGGQILPPIMGASAFIMAETTGINYGTIALAALLPALLYYFAVILQVHYRAGKRDLKGIPKADLPRVKQVMKERGHLLIPLVGLIVMLFMNMPIPRAAIFTIFLTIIIATLRKTTRMSFKDIFDGLALGAQQALSVMIACAVVGIIIGVVSLTSFGAIMTSAIAGLGGGSLLLTLFFTMIASMVLGMGLPSIPAYIITATMAAPALAEFGVPILLAHMFVFYFGIFANVTPPVALAAFAGAGIADGDPMRTGFQALKLSLAGFLIPFIFIYEPAMLLVDVEGLMTNAREYPFASIMDIVIVLISTAIGLTALSAGLEGFFKTHINPVIRAVLIASAVLLVVPETYTDIIGLSVAIIIFVLNYAKWKKEEPAAV, from the coding sequence ATGAACAAGCGCACAGAACCGGCAGTCGCTCCTGATACGCAGGCGATTCAGGAGAAATATGATAAAGATGCACGAACGCGGAAATTCAGCAGTAAAGGCACCATATGGACAGTAACAATTTTAGCGGTGCTGTACTCGCTCTTCCATTTATATATGGTATTTAACCCGATGCCTGCACTGCAGCAGCGCTCGATTCACGTCGCAGTCGGACTGGCATTAGTTTATATGCTGTACCCGATGTTTAAAAAACAGGATAGATCGAAACTTCCAATTTTAGACTGGGTGCTGGCAGCAGCAAGTTTATTTACAGCCGGATACATATTAATTGAGTACCAGGCTATTGTGACAGAACGCGGCGGCATTCCGAACAATGTCGATATAGTGATGGCGATTGTAACCGTGCTGTTAATACTTGAAGCGGCACGCCGTGTTACGGGCTGGATACTGCCGATACTGGCATTAATCTTTTTAGTTTATCCATTTATCAGTCATCTCGATTTTCTGCCGAATATGATGATGACGCGTCCGTTCGACCTTGGAGATATTTTTGGGCAGCTGTATTTAAAAACTGAAGGACTGTATTCCACAGCTATCGGTGCATCTGTAAACTTTATCTTCCTGTTTATTTTATTTGGTGCCTTTCTTCAAAAGTCCGGGATGGGTCAATTCTTTAATGATCTGGCGATGGCATTGGCCGGTGCCCAGCGGGGCGGACCGGCTAAAGTTGCTGTAGTATCGAGCGGGTTTATGGGAAGTATTAACGGTGCAGCAGTTGCGAACGTTGTAAGTACCGGTGCATTTACAATTCCTTTAATGAAAAAAATCGGTTATCACAGAAATTTTGCCGGAGCAGTTGAAGCCAGTGCCTCTGTCGGCGGACAGATACTGCCGCCGATTATGGGTGCGAGTGCATTCATTATGGCTGAAACGACTGGTATTAATTACGGTACTATCGCTCTCGCTGCATTGCTCCCGGCATTGTTATATTACTTTGCAGTAATCCTGCAGGTACATTACAGAGCAGGAAAACGGGATTTAAAAGGAATTCCGAAAGCAGACCTGCCGAGAGTGAAACAGGTCATGAAAGAACGCGGACATCTGCTGATTCCGCTGGTCGGTTTAATTGTGATGCTGTTTATGAACATGCCGATTCCAAGAGCGGCGATCTTCACAATCTTCCTGACAATTATCATTGCGACATTAAGAAAAACGACGCGCATGTCATTTAAAGATATTTTCGATGGTCTTGCACTTGGTGCCCAGCAGGCGTTATCGGTTATGATTGCCTGTGCGGTTGTCGGAATCATTATCGGAGTTGTATCATTAACAAGTTTCGGTGCGATTATGACATCAGCGATTGCAGGACTTGGCGGAGGTTCATTACTTCTGACATTATTCTTTACGATGATTGCATCAATGGTGCTCGGTATGGGTCTGCCGTCAATTCCGGCATACATCATCACAGCAACAATGGCGGCACCGGCACTAGCAGAATTCGGTGTGCCGATTCTGTTAGCGCACATGTTCGTATTCTACTTTGGTATATTTGCAAACGTCACACCGCCGGTAGCACTTGCGGCATTCGCCGGTGCGGGAATCGCCGACGGAGATCCGATGAGAACCGGATTCCAGGCATTGAAACTGTCACTCGCAGGATTCCTGATTCCGTTTATCTTCATCTATGAACCGGCTATGCTGCTCGTTGACGTTGAAGGGCTGATGACTAATGCGCGGGAATATCCGTTTGCAAGTATTATGGACATCGTCATAGTGCTCATCAGTACCGCGATTGGACTGACAGCATTGTCAGCGGGACTTGAAGGATTCTTCAAAACACACATTAATCCGGTAATCCGGGCGGTTCTAATCGCATCAGCAGTTCTGCTGGTCGTTCCGGAAACGTACACGGACATTATTGGACTAAGCGTTGCAATAATAATTTTTGTGCTAAACTATGCGAAATGGAAAAAAGAAGAACCTGCAGCAGTTTAA
- a CDS encoding glutathione ABC transporter substrate-binding protein yields the protein MKKFSFIALLGVLILILAACTDDSNVEEEATEGEETAAEGGTLTLALPSDAVSMDPHGSNDVPSEQIRDTIYEPLLTQDENFEIVPVLAEEYEQIDDTTWEFKLREGVTFHDGSEFNAEVVKANIERVKDIAKASPRSFLLDMVSEVNIIDDYTVELVTEYPFAPLANNLTHGAGKMISKDLIDADYQQALDEAGSDLSLDEYYELRDAGGSEHEDVANEISAYVGQLVESEPVGTNYFKFDSRSPGEQTSVVRNDDYWGDTALLDGVTFKVVSEPGSRIAELESGSSDAILATLSSNIERVDSNEDVTLLRNESVSIDYIGFNTEKEPFNDPKVRQAITHAFDSEAVLEGVYNGSGTPAEAPLAPGVLGYSEDLEGLDYNMERAQELLNEAGVEDLTINLMVNDDNPERVDVALWLQESLSTLGITVNVEQVEWGAYLAATGAGEHDMFILGWSNSTGDPDNGISPLFHSDNIGDTGNRSFYNNPELDSILDEARQSTEESEREQLYMDAQQILVDEAPAIFIRHGENLNAHGNHVEGFEGDAYNIFDFRGTSIQ from the coding sequence ATGAAAAAGTTTAGTTTTATCGCATTACTCGGTGTATTAATACTTATTCTCGCTGCATGTACTGATGACAGTAATGTGGAAGAGGAAGCGACTGAAGGTGAAGAGACTGCTGCCGAAGGCGGTACTCTGACTCTGGCACTACCTAGTGATGCAGTATCGATGGACCCGCATGGCAGTAACGATGTGCCGTCTGAACAAATCCGCGATACAATTTATGAGCCGTTGTTAACTCAGGATGAGAATTTTGAAATCGTTCCTGTTTTAGCTGAAGAGTATGAACAAATTGACGATACAACATGGGAGTTCAAACTCCGTGAAGGTGTGACTTTCCATGATGGCAGTGAATTTAACGCGGAAGTAGTTAAAGCGAATATCGAACGTGTGAAAGATATAGCGAAGGCATCACCGCGTTCATTCCTGCTCGATATGGTAAGCGAAGTTAATATTATCGACGATTATACTGTTGAACTTGTAACTGAGTATCCATTCGCGCCGCTTGCGAACAACTTAACGCATGGTGCAGGTAAAATGATCAGTAAAGATTTAATCGATGCTGATTACCAGCAGGCACTTGACGAGGCAGGGAGCGATTTATCGCTTGATGAGTATTACGAACTCCGCGACGCAGGCGGAAGTGAGCACGAAGATGTAGCGAATGAAATCAGCGCATATGTCGGCCAGCTTGTTGAATCCGAGCCTGTTGGAACAAACTACTTCAAATTTGATTCAAGAAGCCCCGGTGAACAGACTTCTGTAGTACGCAACGACGACTACTGGGGAGATACTGCACTGCTTGACGGTGTAACGTTCAAAGTAGTATCAGAACCGGGTTCACGTATTGCTGAACTGGAGTCAGGTTCATCAGATGCAATTCTTGCGACACTTTCAAGCAATATTGAACGTGTGGACAGCAACGAAGATGTCACACTGTTACGCAATGAATCAGTATCAATCGACTACATCGGTTTCAATACTGAAAAAGAACCATTCAATGATCCGAAGGTACGCCAGGCAATCACGCACGCATTTGACAGTGAAGCTGTACTTGAAGGGGTTTACAACGGATCAGGTACACCGGCAGAAGCACCACTTGCACCCGGAGTACTTGGTTATTCTGAAGACCTTGAAGGATTAGACTACAATATGGAACGTGCACAGGAACTTCTTAATGAAGCAGGCGTTGAAGACTTAACTATTAACTTAATGGTTAACGATGATAACCCTGAACGTGTCGACGTTGCATTATGGTTACAGGAATCATTAAGCACACTTGGAATTACAGTGAACGTGGAACAAGTTGAGTGGGGTGCATACCTTGCAGCGACTGGTGCAGGTGAACATGATATGTTCATCCTGGGCTGGAGCAACTCAACAGGTGACCCGGATAACGGAATTTCACCATTATTCCACAGCGATAACATCGGTGATACTGGTAACCGTTCATTCTACAACAACCCTGAGCTGGACAGCATTTTAGACGAAGCCCGTCAGTCAACTGAAGAAAGCGAACGCGAACAGCTTTACATGGACGCTCAGCAGATCTTAGTAGACGAGGCACCGGCAATCTTTATCCGCCACGGTGAAAACTTAAATGCACACGGTAATCATGTTGAAGGATTCGAAGGCGATGCATACAACATCTTCGATTTCAGAGGAACTTCAATCCAGTAA